The Streptomyces sp. NBC_00335 DNA window TCACCTCCGGCGCGTACCGGCCGGCCAGGACCTCCGCGAGGAGGACCCGGTTGTAGGGGGCGTGCGCCTCCTCACCGAGGACGCGGACGTCCCCGCCCAGCCGGGCGGCGAGCCGCAGGCCGGCGAGGCCGCCGCCGATCACCACCACGCGTTGCTGTTCCGAGGTCATGACACGAGAGTGCGCGGCCGCTGTTTCCCCACGGCATCGCCGTTGTTTCCCCGACGGAACGCCGACCTCAGCGTGCGGGTTAAGCGTCCGTGAGGCGTTCCTCAAGGCCGCCTTAAGGATCACGGGAGGGCCGGGGAGCCCGCCGGAGCGCCCGTAGCGTGGCCGTATGCGAGAGCGAGACATGGCGGTTCGGGTCAAGGGCGGGATGCTCGGCGGGGCGGGGACCGTGGCCCTGCTGTGGGCCGCCCAGGTGCGGCCCTCGGCCCGGCTCGACGCGCTGTTCGCCACCGCCGCGCACCTGTCCGGCCTGCTCGCCGGGTACGGGGTGCTCGTCCTGCTGTTCCTCATGGCCCGGGTCCCCGCCGTCGAGCACGGGGTGGGCGCGGCCCGGCTCGCCCGCTGGCACGCGCTGGGCGGCCGCCACGTCCTGCTCCTCTGTTTCGGGCACGCGGCCTTCGCGCTCTGCGGCTACGCCGTGCACGAGGGGGTCGACGTGCTCTCGGCGGTCCGGGAGCTGCTCGGCTACCCGGCTCTGGCCGCCGCGGCGGCCGGGACCGTCCTCCTGGTCGCCGTCGGCATCACCTCCGCCCGCTCCGTACGCCGCCGGGTCAGCCACGAAACCTGGCGGGGCGTCCACCTGCTGGTGTACCTCGCCGCCGCCCTCGCCTTCGGACACCAGCTCGCCGGGCCCGACCTGGCCCCCGTCGCCTGGTTCTGGGCCCTCGCGCACGCGGTGGTCGCCGTCCTGCTGGTCTGGTACCGCGCCGTGGTCCCCGTACGGCAGGCCCTGCGGCACGCGCTGCGCGTCGCCGAGGTCCGAACGGAGGGGCCCGGAGTGGTCTCCGTCCTCGTCTACGGGGAGCACCTCGCGGAGCTGCGCGCGGAGCCGGGGCAGTTCCTGCGCTGGCGGTTCCTCCAGCGGCGGCTGTGGCACACCGCGCTGCCGTTCTCGCTGTCGGCGCCGGTCCGCGGGAACACCCTGCGCATCACCGTGAAGGCCCTCGGCGGCCACTCCCGCCGGATCCGCAGGCTGCGCCCCGGCACCCGGGTGCTGGCCACCGGCCCCTTCGGGGCGCTCACCGCCGCCCGGCGGACCCGGGCCAAGGTGCTGCTGATCGCCGGCGGGGTCGGGATCACCCCGATGCGGGCCCTGTTCGAGACCCTGCCCGGCGGGCCGGGGGACATCACCCTGCTCTACCGGGCGGGCGCAGAGGAGCACCTTGTGCTGCGCTCCGAACTGGAGGCCATCGCCGCCGAACGGCAGGCCGGGCTGCACTACCTGCTCGGGCCGTCGGGCGCCGCCTTCGACCCGCTGGCTCCGCAGGCGCTGGCCGAGCTGGTCCCGGAGCTGGCCGAGCACGACGTGTACCTGTGCGGGCCGCCGGGGATGGCGGACGCCACGCAGTCGGCGCTGTTGCGGGCGGGGGTGCCGGCGGGGCGGATCCACGCCGAGTGCTTTGGCTTCTGAGCCCGCGCCTGATTCCGGCCCCGCCCCCGTTTCCGCCCCTGCGCCCGCGCCCGCACCCGAGAGGTCGCCGCTCCGTGCGTCACCCGTTGCACGTCACCCTGCCCGTGTCCCTGGCCGCTGCGCGGGGCTCGTCCCCTACCCGCCCTTCGCCCATCCCCCAGACTCCGTCCGGGGGGACCCCCAGCCGGGGCTCCGCCCCGGACCCCGGTCCTCAAACGCCGGACGGGCTGGATTTGGCTGCGGCCGGCCTCGGCCCCTGGCCCGGCCCCGGCCCCGGTTCTCAAGCGCCGGACGGGCTGGGTTTGGTTGCGCCTGGCCTCGGCCCCTGGCCCGGTTCCCAAGCGCCGGACGGGCTGGGTTTGGCTGCGCCCGGGCCTAGACCCGGGCTTTGGGTGCCGGAGCGGCCGAAGGGGCCGCCGTTCGTGGCCGTGGCTGCGGCCCGGCATCGTCGGCCGCGGGTCTCACCGGTGCGGGTGGTGCTGGACGTGCTCGGGGCCGTACCGCCCGCCCGGCGGTTGGCGGCGGGGCTCGGGTTGGCCAGTGTGCTGGCGGCGAGCGTGCTGACGGCGGTGGTGGATCCCTCGGCTCCCGCGGCCCCGGACCGGGCTCCGGCCGGGCGAAGCTCAACCTTTGCGCAAGTTTCCGGGGATTGATGGCCACTGCACCCAACCGCTCCATAAGGTCGGGCCGTGCCTGACATATCGACAACCATGATCATCATGCTGTGCGTGGCCGCCGCCGCGGCCGGCTGGATCGACGCCGTCGTGGGCGGCGGCGGCCTGCTGCTCCTGCCCGCCCTGCTGCTGGGCCTGCCCCACGCCCATCCCGCCACCGTCCTCGGCACCAACAAGGCCGTCGCCATCGTGGGGACCTCCGGCGCGGCAGTGTCGTACCTGCGCAAGACCTCGGTGGACGTGAAGCTCGCCGTCCGCATCGGCCTGGCCGCGCTCGTCGGCTCGATGGGCGGGGCCGCCCTGGCCGGCGGCATCAGCAAGGACGCGCTGCGCCCGCTGATCATGGTGGTCCTGGTGGTCGTCGCGGCTTTCGTCCTCTTCCGCCCCGGCTTCGGCGTCGCTCCCGGAGCCGCCGCCGTCAGCCGCCGGCGCGTCCTGCTCACCATCGCCCTGGCCGGTCTCGGCATCGGCTTCTACGACGGGCTGATCGGCCCCGGCACCGGCACCTTCCTCGTGCTGGCCCTGACGGCCCTGCTCCACCTCGACCTGGTCACCGCCTCCGCCACGGCGAAGATCGTCAACGTCTGCACCAACGGCGGAGCGCTCGCGATGTTCGCGTACCAGGGCATGGTGCTGTGGCAACTGGCCGCCCTGATGGCCGTGTTCAACCTGGCCGGCGGCATGATCGGCGCCCGGATGGCACTGAAGAAGGGCAGCGGATTCGTCCGCGGAGTGCTCCTGACGGTCGTCGGCGGCCTGGTGCTGAAGCTGGGTTTCGAACAGTGGGGCTGACCCGGCACGCGCACGGGCCGGACCGCGGCCGGGGGATAAAGTTGCGGGTGTGCCCCACCTTGAGATATCCGACCTGATCACCGTCACCGATCCGCTCAGCGGAGCGCGGATGCCGGTGCGCCGGGGTGATGTGGTCCGCCGGCTCGACGAGGCGGGGGATCCGCGTGCGGCCCGGATCGTCGCCGGGCTGCCGGCCGGCCCGGACGACGTGCTCGACCCGCTCGCCGTGGACCGGCTGATGATCGGGGTCCACACCGAGCTGCAGCGGCTCAGCGAGGAACTGCGCATCGGGGAACGGCTGGTGCACGTACTGGACCCGCTGTTCGAGGCCATCCGCGAGATCGCGGGCCGCCGCGGCCGGTTCCGCCTGGTCGACATCGGATCCGGTCTCGGCTACCTCGTCCGCTGGCTGGCGTCCACCGGCGCCCTCGGCCCGAACGTCGAGCTGATCGGCGTCGACCTCGACGCCGCCCTCGTCGCCGAGGCGGACCGGCTGGCCCGCGCCGAGGGACTCGACTGCCGGTTCGTCCACGGCAACGCCTTCGACCTCCCGGAGATCGCCACCGTCTACGTCTCCACCGGGGTGCTCCACCACTTCCGCGGGCCGGCGCTCGCCGAGTTCTTCGAGGCGCAGGCCGACTCCCAGGCGCTCGCCTTCTGCCACTTCGACATCGCCGCCACCCGGCTGGCGCCCGTGGGCGCCTGGATGTTCCACCGCGCCCGGATGCGTCATCCGCTCGGCCGCCACGACGGGGTCGTCTCCGCCCGGCGCGCCCACTCGGACGAAACCCTGCTGCGCGCCGCGACCGTACCGGGCATCCGGCCGCTGCTCTACGAGCCCAAGGGCCTGTCCAACCCCTTCTGCACCACCCTGCGCCCGGTCCTCGGCATCCGCCCCTACCTGGAGGACCCGCTGCGCCAGGCCCTCGGGCGTTCCTCCCGGCGGCTCGTGGGCGCGGAGCACCTGACCCGCGGCGGACCGCCGAGGCACGACGCCGCGTCCTGGTCCGCCTCCGGGGCCGCCTCAGGGGCCGGGCGATGAACCCGGTCCTGCCGCTCGCCGCCCTCGGCCTCGTCGACGCGGCGTTCAGCGGCTTCCGCGCCTACGCCGGCCGCGACGCCCGGATCCGCAAGCACCGTGCCGTCCTGCGCGCCTCCCTGCGCGGGCTGGCGGTCGGCGCCGTCCTGCTGCTCGCCCCCGCCCTCACGGCCGGCGCCGTCCTGTTGCTCGCCGAGGACACCGACCGGGCGTACGGGGTCCTCGCCGACGGCGGGACCGGCTTCCTCGTCCCGATCGGGGCCTACGCCCTCGCCGTCGGGCTCTCGCTCGCCGCCTACTTCGCCCTGCCGTACCGGGCCAGCACGCTCTCCATGGTCGTCGGGCTCGGCCCGCTGACCCTGGCCCGTCCGCTGGTCGTGGCCGGGGCCTGCGCCGGTGCGCTCGTCGCCGGGGGCGGCTGGACCTCGCTCCTGGTGGGAGTCGTGGCGGGGGCCGCGGTCCTGTGCGTGGAGCCGTACGTCCACCGCCGCTGGTACGCGTTTCCGGTCTAGGCCCGTCGTAGGACGCCTAGGCCCTCTCTTTCGGGTCCTGCCGGGCCCCGGAGGCCCGGGCCACCACGATGAGGAACAGTCCGCAGCACGTCACGAGCAGCCAGCCCGGCCGGGACGCCCGGGCGAGGCCGTCCGGGCCGGCGCCCGCGGCCAGGGCCCCCGCGACGGCTATGCCGACCGCCGATCCGACCTGGCGGGCGGTGGAGGTGACGGCTCCGGCCACACCGGCGCGGGACGGCGACAGGCCGCCGACCGCGGTGTGGGTGAGCGGGGCGTTGGCGAAGCCGAACCCGATGCCGATGAGCAGGTGGGCCAGCAGGAGCAGCGGCACGCCCGTGTCCGGGCCCAGGTCCACGAGGCAGAGCCCGCCCGCCGCGGTGAAGCCGCCCGCGAGCAGGAGCGGACGCCGCGGCCCGAGTCGCCCCGTCAGGCTGCCGGACCACGGAGCGCACACGGTGGCCCCGAGCGCCATGGGCAGGGTCGCCGCACCGGCCGCGAGCGGGGTCCAGCCGCGGGCGTTCTGCAGATACAGGGTGGTGAGCAGCAGGCTCACGCTCAGCGCGGTGAACACCGCCACCGCGCCCAGTACCGCCGAGGCGAAGGGCGGCCGCCGGAACAGCCGGGGGTCGATCAGGGGCTCGGGCCGGCGGAGCTCGACCCGGACGAAGGCCGTCGCGGCCGCCGTGACGACGGCGTAGCAGGTCAGAGCCGTGGGGGAGGCCCAGCCGATGCGGGGGCCCTCGATCAGGACGCCGACCGAGACGCACAGGGCGGTCGTGAGGAGCAGCTGGCCGGGCAGATCGAGCCGCCGGGCGCGCTGACCGCGGGACTCCGGCACGAACAACGCGACCAGGACGAGCGCGCCGACGACCACCGGGGCGTTGATCCAGAACACCGACCGCCAGCCGAAGGCGGCGATGAGGGCCCCGCCGACGACCGGGCCCGCGGCCATGCTGAGCCCGAAGACGGAAGCCCACAGGCCGATGGCCCGGGCCCGCTCCCGCGGATCGGGCATCGCGTTGACCACGATCGCCAGGGCCACCGGGCTCAGCATCGAGGCCCCGATCCCCTGGACGGCCCGCGCCGCGACGAGGAAGCCGAGCGAGGGCGCCAGGGCGCAGGCGACGGAGGCGAGACCGAAGACGACCAGCCCGCACCGGAACACGCGACGGCGTCCGAACCGGTCCGCGAGGGCGCCGGAGGCGATGAGGAGGCTGGCCAGGACCACGGTGTAGGCGTCCACGACCCATTCCAGACCGCGGGTGCCCACCTCCAGGCCCCGTCCGATCGCGGGCAGACCCACGTTGACGATGGTGGTGTCCACTCCGATGAGGAACATGCTCAGCGCGCAGACGGCCAGTACCGTCCACCGGCGGCGCGCGCCGAGGGCGGGCCCGGGCCCCGCTGCCGTCCCGGCCGGGATCGTCGTGGTCATGGGTCCGCCTTCTGTCCAGGCGGTCTGTCGGCCGCCGGCTTCGGATGTCGGCCCATGCTCCGACCGCGTGGCGGCCGCGGCCCAGGAAATTTGCCGGTACCGCAAAATGGCCCCATGGCCACGGACATGAGCAGGGACGCCGAACACGCCGAACTCGAGCGGACCCTCGACGCCATCGGACCGCGGCTACGGGCGCTGCGGCGCGAGCGCGGCCTCACCCTGGAGGCCCTCTCCGAGGCCACCGGGATCTCCGTGAGCACGCTCTCCCGCCTGGAGTCGGGCAAACGGCGGCCGACCCTCGAACTGCTCATCCCCCTCGCGCGGACCCACCGCGTGGCCCTGGACCAGCTCGTGGCCGCCCCGGTCACCGGTGACGAGCGCGTCCACCTGCGGCCCCGCCGCCGGGACCACGGGAGCGTCCTGGTCCCCCTGACGCAGTACCCGGGCCGCGTCCAGGTCTTCAAGCAGGTGCTCGCGTACCGGGAACCGAAACTGGTGACCCACACCGGCTACGAGTGGCTCTACGTGCTCGCCGGCGAGCTCCACCTCGTCATCGGCGAGCGGAGCCTCACCCTGCGCCCCGGGGAGGTCGCGGAGTTCGACACCGGTGAACCCCACTGGTTCGGCCCCGCCGAAGGCGAGGTGGTGGAGATCCTGCACCTGTTCGGACCCCATGGCGACCAAGCCGTCGTCCGCACCGGCTAGGGCACTGGACCCTGCCCGCCCGTGCGTTCAATACGTACCGGTCAGGTGGGCGAAGACGACCACGTTGCCCTGGTAGCCGGTGCGCTGGGAGAAGCCCCCGCCGCAGGTGATGACGCGGAGCTCGGCACGCGGTGACGACCCGTACACGCGGGAATCGGGGAAGGCCTTGGCGTCGTAGACCTCCACCGCGTGGACGGTGAACACGGCCGTACGTCCGTCGGCGCGGGCGATCTCGATCTGGGCCCCCCGGCGCAGGGCGCCGAGGTGGTAGAAGACCGCGGGCCCGGACGCGTCGTCCACGTGCCCGGCGACGACGGCCGTGCCGGTGGCGCCCGGGGTGGTGCCCTCGCGGTACCACCCCGCCAGGTCCCGGCGGGCGGGCGGCGGCACTTCGAGACTGCCGTCCGCCTGCAGCCCCAGCCCGGTGAGCGGGGCGTCCACCCGGATGGACGGGATCCGGATCCGGGTGGGCGGCGATCCGGGGAGCGCGGCGATGGCCGCGGGGAACCGGGCCTGGGCGCTCAGCGCCTCACCGGGGGAGGGCAGCGGGGGCCGGACGGGCTCGCCGGAGCCGCTGCCGATGAGCCAGACGCCGATGCAGGCGGCGAGTGCGACGAGCCCGCCGCCGCGGGCGCGGGCGCGGCGTGCCTCTGCCTCCATGCGGCCCCCTCGGCTTGGTGACGTGGTGACGTTTTGACTGGCCGTCGCCCGGCCCCGCGAACGGGGGGGACCTCGCGGGGCGGGCGACGGGGGACGGTACCGGTCGGACCGCGGCCGGAGCCGCGGTGGGCGTCCGTCAGTTCCGCGTGCCGCTCGCCCGGCGACGCAGGAACCAGGTACCGCCGACGGCGGTTGCGGCCAGCACTGCCGCTCCCGCCGCGATCTTGGCGGGGTCGGTGGTGGTGGTCGTGCCACCGCCCACCCCGGTGCGCACGTGGCCCTGGGGGGCCCGGTCGTGCTCGGTGACGATCAGGTCGCCGGTGGCGAACTTGCCGTTCGCGCAGGTGGCGCCGATCGAGTGGGTGCCGGGGCGGGTTCCGTGGGCGACCTGGAATTGTCCCACGACCACCTCCTTGTGGGTGCCCGGAGTCAGCTTGAAGCGGCCGCCCCCGACGGTGGAGGCGTCGCCCTCGGCGTGACTGCCCGGGCCGCAGGCCTTCGTGTTCACCGTGACGGTGGTGCCGGGTGCGGCGGACTTCGGCCACACCTCCAGCGGGGCGAAGTCGCCGGGCGCGAAGCCCGCCGTGCCGAAGCCCGACATGCCCAGGTCCGCGGCGGCGACCGCGCCGGCGACCGGGCCGGTGAACGCGGCGGCGGTCAGCGCGGTGGCGGTGAGCACGTGGGCGGTGCGTCGGCGCATGGGGGGTCTCCTGTGGACACGGGGTCGTGTTTCCGAGGTAACCCGGGAGTCGGGGCGGGCGCCTGCTGATGTGGTGTCAGATTGGGGGTGGGGGGTGGGGGCGGTGGGCTGTTGTCGCAGGTGGGAGAGGTGTGGGGGCATTTGTGGGGCCCCACCCCGTCCGGGTGACGGTGGCCTCGCGGGTGCGGGTCGCCGCCGCGGTCGGAAAGGGGCGGTGGGGCCCGAGGGGTTAGGCCGGGGGGAGGGTGAGGGTGGCCGCGGCGCCGGTGGGGGTGGGGTTCGTGAGGGTGACCCGGGCGCCGATGACCTGGGCCTGGCCCAGGGTGATGGTCAGGCCCAGGCCCGTGCCCTGGCCGCGTTCGGTCGCGCCCGTCAGGAACCGCTGCGGGCCGTCCCGCAGCAGGGTCTGCGGGAAGCCCGGACCGTGGTCCCGGACGGTGACCGTGTTCCCGGCGACCGTCACGGTGATCGGGTCCCCGCCGTGCCTGCGGGCGTTGACCAGCAGGTTCGTCAGGATCCGCTCCAGCCGCCGGACGTCCGTGCGGACGCGGGCCGTCCCGTCGGCGGCGCCCAGGACCTGCGCCTCCACCCCCGAACGCCGGGTGACCGCTTCCACCAGCGGCCCCAGGGGGTGGATGTCCAGCTGGGCCACCTCCCGGTCCCCGTCCAGCCGGGCCACCTCCAGGAGGTCCTCCGTCAGACTGCACAGGGCCGCGACCCGGTCGCGCACCAGCTCGGTGGGCCGCCCCGGAGGGAGCAGCTCGGCGGCGGTGAGCAGCCCGGTCAGCGGGGTCCGCAGCTCGTGCGCCACGTCCGCCGTGAACCGCTGCTCCGCCACCAGCCGCCGCTGCAGGCTCGCCGCCATCGTGTCGACCGCCGCGGACAGTTCGGCCACCTCGTTCCGCGTCCCCGGTACGCCCGACGGGCCTATCCGTGCGTCCAGTTCGCCCGTGCTGATCCGCCGGGCCGTCTCGGCCGCCGACCGCAGGTCCTTGCTCAGCCGGCTGGCCAGTGCCGCTCCGCCGATCGCCGCGAGGGTGACGACGACCGCACCGAAGGCCAGCAACTGCTGGTCGAGGTCCCGCAGTTCCGCCTGTTCGGCGGCCAGCGGCTGGCGTACGGAGAGCACTTGGCTGCCGCCGACCGACCGGGCGGCCCACACCGCCGGGTGGCGGCCGTGCAGATCGAGGTAGGTGGTGCGCTGTCCGGCGAGGGCGGCCTGCCGCAGGGGTTCGGGCAGGCTCGGGCAGTCGAGGCGCGCGTCGGCCTCCCCGACCTTGTCGAAGTCCAGCTGGCCCGTGAGCTCGTACACCTGCCGCACCCGGACGAGCTGCGCGAGGGCGCTCTTGCGCGCCGAGTCGGCCACCTGGTTCGCGCGTGCCTCGTGGATCAGGATGCCGATGGTGAGCGCGACGAGCGAGCAGCCGACGGCGAGCAGGACGGAGATCTTCCAGCGCAGGCCGAGGGAGTGCAGGAGCCTGCGGCAGCGGAGCAGGAAGCGCCTCACCCGCCGGCCTGCTTCGTGGGGGCGGGTGAGTCGGGGCCGCTCGGCGGCGGGGCCGGGCACGTGCCGGAGCCCCGGCCGGAGATGGCGTTGCCGAACCTGTGCTCGTCGCTGAGCAGGCTCATCCGCCGGCCGTCCCAGTGGTAGCGGATGTCGTGCGCGGAGCCGTCGTCGTCGGTGGTGCGGACCAGCAGGTCGGTGCCGAGGACCTCGGCGGTCATCCGCCGGCCGCTGGTGAAGAGGATCGGAACGACCTTCCCGCCGGCCGCGGTGTAGACGCTCAGCACCGAACGCCCGCTCTGGGTGTCGGCGGCGAGGATCAGCTCGGGTTTGCCGTCGCCCGTCAGGTCCGCGAACCGGGCCGGCCGCACTCCGGCCCTGCCGGGACCCTCGATCCTCTTCCCGTCGCCGAAGCGCTTCATCGCCTTGTCCGCGCGGA harbors:
- a CDS encoding ferredoxin reductase family protein, with product MRERDMAVRVKGGMLGGAGTVALLWAAQVRPSARLDALFATAAHLSGLLAGYGVLVLLFLMARVPAVEHGVGAARLARWHALGGRHVLLLCFGHAAFALCGYAVHEGVDVLSAVRELLGYPALAAAAAGTVLLVAVGITSARSVRRRVSHETWRGVHLLVYLAAALAFGHQLAGPDLAPVAWFWALAHAVVAVLLVWYRAVVPVRQALRHALRVAEVRTEGPGVVSVLVYGEHLAELRAEPGQFLRWRFLQRRLWHTALPFSLSAPVRGNTLRITVKALGGHSRRIRRLRPGTRVLATGPFGALTAARRTRAKVLLIAGGVGITPMRALFETLPGGPGDITLLYRAGAEEHLVLRSELEAIAAERQAGLHYLLGPSGAAFDPLAPQALAELVPELAEHDVYLCGPPGMADATQSALLRAGVPAGRIHAECFGF
- a CDS encoding sulfite exporter TauE/SafE family protein, translating into MPDISTTMIIMLCVAAAAAGWIDAVVGGGGLLLLPALLLGLPHAHPATVLGTNKAVAIVGTSGAAVSYLRKTSVDVKLAVRIGLAALVGSMGGAALAGGISKDALRPLIMVVLVVVAAFVLFRPGFGVAPGAAAVSRRRVLLTIALAGLGIGFYDGLIGPGTGTFLVLALTALLHLDLVTASATAKIVNVCTNGGALAMFAYQGMVLWQLAALMAVFNLAGGMIGARMALKKGSGFVRGVLLTVVGGLVLKLGFEQWG
- a CDS encoding class I SAM-dependent methyltransferase, giving the protein MPHLEISDLITVTDPLSGARMPVRRGDVVRRLDEAGDPRAARIVAGLPAGPDDVLDPLAVDRLMIGVHTELQRLSEELRIGERLVHVLDPLFEAIREIAGRRGRFRLVDIGSGLGYLVRWLASTGALGPNVELIGVDLDAALVAEADRLARAEGLDCRFVHGNAFDLPEIATVYVSTGVLHHFRGPALAEFFEAQADSQALAFCHFDIAATRLAPVGAWMFHRARMRHPLGRHDGVVSARRAHSDETLLRAATVPGIRPLLYEPKGLSNPFCTTLRPVLGIRPYLEDPLRQALGRSSRRLVGAEHLTRGGPPRHDAASWSASGAASGAGR
- a CDS encoding MFS transporter encodes the protein MTTTIPAGTAAGPGPALGARRRWTVLAVCALSMFLIGVDTTIVNVGLPAIGRGLEVGTRGLEWVVDAYTVVLASLLIASGALADRFGRRRVFRCGLVVFGLASVACALAPSLGFLVAARAVQGIGASMLSPVALAIVVNAMPDPRERARAIGLWASVFGLSMAAGPVVGGALIAAFGWRSVFWINAPVVVGALVLVALFVPESRGQRARRLDLPGQLLLTTALCVSVGVLIEGPRIGWASPTALTCYAVVTAAATAFVRVELRRPEPLIDPRLFRRPPFASAVLGAVAVFTALSVSLLLTTLYLQNARGWTPLAAGAATLPMALGATVCAPWSGSLTGRLGPRRPLLLAGGFTAAGGLCLVDLGPDTGVPLLLLAHLLIGIGFGFANAPLTHTAVGGLSPSRAGVAGAVTSTARQVGSAVGIAVAGALAAGAGPDGLARASRPGWLLVTCCGLFLIVVARASGARQDPKERA
- a CDS encoding helix-turn-helix domain-containing protein, which codes for MATDMSRDAEHAELERTLDAIGPRLRALRRERGLTLEALSEATGISVSTLSRLESGKRRPTLELLIPLARTHRVALDQLVAAPVTGDERVHLRPRRRDHGSVLVPLTQYPGRVQVFKQVLAYREPKLVTHTGYEWLYVLAGELHLVIGERSLTLRPGEVAEFDTGEPHWFGPAEGEVVEILHLFGPHGDQAVVRTG
- a CDS encoding class F sortase, which translates into the protein MEAEARRARARGGGLVALAACIGVWLIGSGSGEPVRPPLPSPGEALSAQARFPAAIAALPGSPPTRIRIPSIRVDAPLTGLGLQADGSLEVPPPARRDLAGWYREGTTPGATGTAVVAGHVDDASGPAVFYHLGALRRGAQIEIARADGRTAVFTVHAVEVYDAKAFPDSRVYGSSPRAELRVITCGGGFSQRTGYQGNVVVFAHLTGTY
- a CDS encoding sensor histidine kinase, which encodes MRRFLLRCRRLLHSLGLRWKISVLLAVGCSLVALTIGILIHEARANQVADSARKSALAQLVRVRQVYELTGQLDFDKVGEADARLDCPSLPEPLRQAALAGQRTTYLDLHGRHPAVWAARSVGGSQVLSVRQPLAAEQAELRDLDQQLLAFGAVVVTLAAIGGAALASRLSKDLRSAAETARRISTGELDARIGPSGVPGTRNEVAELSAAVDTMAASLQRRLVAEQRFTADVAHELRTPLTGLLTAAELLPPGRPTELVRDRVAALCSLTEDLLEVARLDGDREVAQLDIHPLGPLVEAVTRRSGVEAQVLGAADGTARVRTDVRRLERILTNLLVNARRHGGDPITVTVAGNTVTVRDHGPGFPQTLLRDGPQRFLTGATERGQGTGLGLTITLGQAQVIGARVTLTNPTPTGAAATLTLPPA